ATCATCATATTCATTAATTTTAGGGAGGGATTTTTCTGGATATTAATATTTTGCTTTTTGACGATTTTGAGACTCTGGATGCTTTTGGCCCCGCGGAAGTTTTTGGCGGCTTTGAGGCATATGCGCTTAAATACTTTTCTTTAAAAGGCGGTACAATTACATCAAGGCATAATACGGTAATAGAAACTTTAGCTTTAAACGAAATTAAAAACCATGACGTATTTCTTATCCCCGGCGGATTAGGCACAAGAAGCCTTGTAAATAATGAAACATTCATAGAAAAAATAAAAGAAGAAGCACAGAAAAGCAAATACGTATTAACCGTATGCACAGGCTCTGCTCTGCTTGGAAAAACAGGGCTATTAGACGGCATAGAGGCTACATCTAATAAAAAAGCCTTTGCGTTTGCCAAGGATTCGGGGCCGAAAGTAAAATGGATTTACGAAGCTCGCTGGGTAAAGGACGGAAAATATTATACCTCCTCAGGAATTTCTGCCGGCATCGATATGGCCCTTGATTTTGTGGCAGATCATCTTGGTGTAAAATCAGCAGAGGAAAGAGCCTCTCACATGGAATATATTTGGAATAAAGATAAAAGCTACGACCCCTTTGCACTATAAATGATATAAAAAGCCGCAGGGCATATGCCCTGCGGCTTTTTATAATAAGAAGATACTCTTCTGAATTTTAAATACCTAATTCCCTATGCCGGCCCTTTGCAGTTGAATTTAAATAAAATAGCAGCATAATCAATTTGCTCTTCTCTTATTTGCTACAGACTTAAGGAAATCTTATTAAAGTTAAAAATCAAAAATTAATTTTAATTAAGTATACCCGCTAAAGTTAAATGCTTACAGCGATATAAAAGCAAATTGACTATAAGTTCTTGCATCCTCAATGTGTGCATAGAATGAAACCAGAATACTATTTTTAAGTTCGCTGAATAGAGAATATGGTAAATTAACTGAAAGAATAAGCTAATTTACCATAAATATAAACGGCTTCAATAAATAAAGCCGCTTTTAAAAGGCCTGCGGCTTGGAGGGATAAGATGAAAAAAATAAAGTTACTTTTAGCCTTTTTGGCTTTGGCTCTTATAATATGGTCAGGGGTAGAAAAAGGGGTATTTTACAAAACAGGCAGAAAAATCATAAGATATAATATGCTGAATTCCGTTTCTGAGTATAGTAAAAAAAGCTTTTACCATTCGGATATTTACTACGGTAAAGGCAGCGAGGATTACATAGGCCTTATAGGCACCAATACGGATTATTTTTTCTCTGTATACAAAAAGGAATTCAATATGGAAGATATGGAGAAGGTCAGCATCATACTCTATCCCGATGAATATGCCCTTTCCGATGCCATAGGCATAGATTACAGCAAAAAGCCCCCCTTAGGCGTTTATTACGCGGGAATCATAAGCTTAATGTCGCCGGAAACGGTTTTTAAAGGAAAGGAGGCCTATATAAAGGACGATTTTCTTAAAAACGGACCTATCGCCCATGAAATAGCCCATTATTTTCTTGATACTAAAACAGGGGGCAATTATGAAGCATGGTTTAGTGAAGGGGTGGCTTTATATTATGAATATAAATATACGGGCTTTGAGTGGCGGAAGGATTTAAAGGGAGCGGCTGAGAATATAGATATAACTAAAATCAATAGGGAATTTAAAGAGATGGACCAAGCTCTTGCCTATCGATGCGCCTTCGAAATCGTCTTAGATATTACTTATAGGCATGGAGATTCGGCCCTTGGAGAAATATTCGACGGCCTTGAAAAAGGGGAAAGCCTTAAATCCATACTGAAAGCGTATTTATAAGCTATTTCATAAAATAAGACTAAAGATTCCGGATTTTAGGCATATAGTAAAATAATTTGATTACAGTAATAAAAACCGTATATTTTATACTTAGTAAACCTGAAAACACTTACAGGGAAGCTGTAAAAGAGTTTTCAGATGAACATTTCCTTATAGTCAACAAAGCTCTTTTCTTCTTTGTTGATTTTGAATGGTTGAATATAAGCGCTTCTATTATATTAAGCTGTTTATGAAAAATAAGTTTTTGTTTGCTGCCTTAAAGCTATTTTACTATAAAACTTCTTACAGGAAATTTATGCCTTAATTTTTAAACTACATATTAAAAGAATATGGCATTAAACAAGAGAACGCCTTATTTTTGCATGCTTGGGCGGTTTCAAGATAAGGGACGAGGTTTCTCTACGTATAGGCCTCTTGCTGGCCGGGGTATGGACAAAGGAGGATATTATTTATATAATAAAGGGTAAAGCAGGTTTGTTTTTGTAAGTTCGCAGCTTTTAGCATGTTTTAGAGCATGTTCTTTAAAGGCGGAAAATTCCAGATATGGAGGGAGAAAGACATGTCTAAAAAAGTTCTCGTAATAGACGATGAGAAAAATATAGTTGATATAGTTGAATTTAACCTGAAGAAAGAAGGTTATGAAATTCTTAAGGCTTTCGATGGTGAGGCAGGTCTTAAATCAGCTCTTGAGGAGGACCCCGACCTTATCCTTTTAGATATTATGATGCCTAAAATGGACGGCTTTGAGGTATGTAAGAAAGTAAGGGAGAAAAAGGATACTCCTATTATTATGCTGACTGCCAGGGCAGAAGAGGTAGACAAGGTTCTCGGCCTTGAGCTTGGGGCAGATGATTATGTTACGAAGCCTTTTGGTGTAAGAGAGCTTATGGCAAGGGTTAAAGCCAATATAAGAAGAAGCGATTCTGTTTCTGCCGGAGAAACTTCCGAAGGGGATATTAAAAGCTACGGAGAAATAACCATAGATTCCAAGCGCTACGAGGTAAGGAGAAACGGCGAGCTCATGAACCTTACCAGAAGGGAATTTGAGCTTATACGCTTTCTTGCGGCTCAAAGAGGACAGGTTTTCTCAAGGGAAAGCCTTCTTGAAAAGGTTTGGGGATATGAGTATTTCGGCGATGTTCGTACAGTAGACGTTACTGTAAGACGGTTAAGGGCTAAAATAGAAGCCAATCCCGAATATCCCCGATATGTTCTTACAAAAAGAGGCGTAGGATACTACTTCAGCGAAGAATAGATGATGAAATAAGAGGCTTAGATGAAAGAAAAGACCTTAAAAACCAATATATTCAACAGTATTATGACAAGGCTTATTATGCTTTATATGGCGCTTGTTTTTATTGTTATGATTATAAGCGGAACATTTATTTATATGAGTATAAGGGATCAGGAAGCAAGAAACGTTGAAGAAGAGCTTAAAAGCAATATTAAGCATATGAGTGAGCTTTTTGAAAAATATGATGATGTTTTGCAGATTTATGAGAAAATGACCAACCCCAAGAGCACCGATGCCCCTGTTCCCTTAGGGGGAAGAAGCGACATAGAGCTTCTTGTGCTGAATGCCGACGGTCTGGCTTTGGCCCCGAAAGAGGTAGAGGGCAGAAGGTATTATAATGATTCCGTAATCATAAGCGCTGCCAGCGGAACGGCTAAATTTGAAGCATGGGAAAAGGGCCTTGGGAAAGTTTCAGGCTCCGTAATCAAGGTGTGGATGAAACATGCCACCCCTGTATACGACGAAGAAGGGAATGTAAAATATATTGTATATATTGCAAGAAATGCCGATGACCTTCTTGAAAAGCTTGATGCAATCATAAGGACTATTATCGTAGCCGTAGCCATTGCCATGGTTTTAGCGGCAATCCTTGGCGTGCTTTTTTCCACCACCATTACAGGGCCGATTTCTTCTCTAACAAAAATTGCGGGAGAAATGGCAGGAGGTAATCTGGAACAGGAAATATCCGTAAAAAGCAATGATGAAATAGGCCAGCTCACCCTAAGCTTCGGAAACATGGCAAAGAGCCTTGCCATGACCATGTCCGACATATCCATAGAAAAAAGCCGAATAGAAATTATTCTTAATAATATGACCGACGGGGTGCTTGCTTACGATTCTTTAAATAATCTCGTCCATGCAAATAATGCTTCCATGGAAATGCTTGACCTTAAGGATATATCCAATCTGCAGTTTGATAAGGTGATGGCAATGCTTGGCCTTCCCCTTAAAGCTTCCGGGGATTTTCAAAGCTATGTAATGAAGGATAATATTATCGCAATAAAGAATAAATATATTTCCATCAATTACAGCCCCTACAGCAGCCAGACAGGAACCATAGAAGGCATTGTTATCGTTCTTCAGGACGTTACGAAGCATACGAAGCTTGACAATATGCGAAAGGAATTTGTTGCCAACGTTTCCCACGAAATCAGGACCCCGCTTACTACCATAAAAACCTATACGGAGACTTTGCTTGAAGGGGCTCTGGACGACAGGCAAACAGCGGAAAACTTCCTCCAGACCATCAATATGGAAACCGACAGAATGACCGTGCTTACGACGGACCTTCTGGAATTAAGCCATTTTGATAATAAACAGCTTAAAATGGAAATGGAAGAGGCAAATCTTATTTCCATAATC
This is a stretch of genomic DNA from Anaeropeptidivorans aminofermentans. It encodes these proteins:
- a CDS encoding ATP-binding protein: MKEKTLKTNIFNSIMTRLIMLYMALVFIVMIISGTFIYMSIRDQEARNVEEELKSNIKHMSELFEKYDDVLQIYEKMTNPKSTDAPVPLGGRSDIELLVLNADGLALAPKEVEGRRYYNDSVIISAASGTAKFEAWEKGLGKVSGSVIKVWMKHATPVYDEEGNVKYIVYIARNADDLLEKLDAIIRTIIVAVAIAMVLAAILGVLFSTTITGPISSLTKIAGEMAGGNLEQEISVKSNDEIGQLTLSFGNMAKSLAMTMSDISIEKSRIEIILNNMTDGVLAYDSLNNLVHANNASMEMLDLKDISNLQFDKVMAMLGLPLKASGDFQSYVMKDNIIAIKNKYISINYSPYSSQTGTIEGIVIVLQDVTKHTKLDNMRKEFVANVSHEIRTPLTTIKTYTETLLEGALDDRQTAENFLQTINMETDRMTVLTTDLLELSHFDNKQLKMEMEEANLISIINNSLRQNTVLAQKKGQKLSFCVDNGDAFICCDPARINQVINNIVSNAIKYSGENTEIKISVEEEADIYKVSISDEGMGIPEEDLDRIFERFYRVDKARSRLMGGTGLGLSIVKEIMEAHGGSVKALRNPDKGTTMVLKFNKSFRE
- a CDS encoding response regulator, which gives rise to MSKKVLVIDDEKNIVDIVEFNLKKEGYEILKAFDGEAGLKSALEEDPDLILLDIMMPKMDGFEVCKKVREKKDTPIIMLTARAEEVDKVLGLELGADDYVTKPFGVRELMARVKANIRRSDSVSAGETSEGDIKSYGEITIDSKRYEVRRNGELMNLTRREFELIRFLAAQRGQVFSRESLLEKVWGYEYFGDVRTVDVTVRRLRAKIEANPEYPRYVLTKRGVGYYFSEE
- a CDS encoding DJ-1/PfpI family protein — encoded protein: MLFDDFETLDAFGPAEVFGGFEAYALKYFSLKGGTITSRHNTVIETLALNEIKNHDVFLIPGGLGTRSLVNNETFIEKIKEEAQKSKYVLTVCTGSALLGKTGLLDGIEATSNKKAFAFAKDSGPKVKWIYEARWVKDGKYYTSSGISAGIDMALDFVADHLGVKSAEERASHMEYIWNKDKSYDPFAL